In one window of Clavelina lepadiformis chromosome 4, kaClaLepa1.1, whole genome shotgun sequence DNA:
- the LOC143452345 gene encoding 5-oxoprolinase-like isoform X2 has product MQDAVQYQMRAIEINEGDLILSHPCARGVHRPYLTVTTPVFIPEHTKPIFFVANRGHHADVGGIMPGSMPSNSTSMNDEGAVFKSFKLVKDGIFQENDVTAVLL; this is encoded by the exons ATGCAGGATGCCGTGCAGTACCAGATGAGGGCGATAGAGATCAATGAGGGAGATCTTATCCTCTCCCATCCATGTGCTAGAGGAGTTCATCGTCCCTATCTCACCGTGACCACTCCC GTTTTCATCCCTGAGCACACGAAGCCGATATTTTTCGTGGCAAATCGCGGCCACCACGCTGACGTCGGTGGCATCATGCCAGGTTCAATGCCGTCAAACTCAACGTCGATGAATGATGAAGGCGCTGTCTTTAAATCGTTCAAACTGGTCAAGGATggaatttttcaagaaaatg ATGTAACGGCCGTTCTGCTGTGA
- the LOC143452345 gene encoding 5-oxoprolinase-like isoform X1, with protein MQDAVQYQMRAIEINEGDLILSHPCARGVHRPYLTVTTPVFIPEHTKPIFFVANRGHHADVGGIMPGSMPSNSTSMNDEGAVFKSFKLVKDGIFQENAVVQHQKAIKGVFEENCIGPFMVHGVLSFAVAQECI; from the exons ATGCAGGATGCCGTGCAGTACCAGATGAGGGCGATAGAGATCAATGAGGGAGATCTTATCCTCTCCCATCCATGTGCTAGAGGAGTTCATCGTCCCTATCTCACCGTGACCACTCCC GTTTTCATCCCTGAGCACACGAAGCCGATATTTTTCGTGGCAAATCGCGGCCACCACGCTGACGTCGGTGGCATCATGCCAGGTTCAATGCCGTCAAACTCAACGTCGATGAATGATGAAGGCGCTGTCTTTAAATCGTTCAAACTGGTCAAGGATggaatttttcaagaaaatg CTGTTGTTCAGCACCAAAAAGCTATCAAAGGTGTGTTTGAAGAAAATTGCATTGGTCCATTTATGGTCCATGGTGTACTTAGTTTTGCGGTAGCCCAGGAATGTATTTaa
- the LOC143452345 gene encoding uncharacterized protein LOC143452345 isoform X3, which translates to MTSFEDKPIIGHNMRRTSTDVSRYDGDYEHVFKSTTAGVTIQAPQLDIDTVAARSGLCNFSGWDCLLSARVLPESAEAHPGPTCY; encoded by the exons atgacgtcatttgaagacaaacctatcattgggcACAACATGAGAA GAACATCAACAGATGTAAGTCGATACGACGGGGATTATGAGCATGTGTTCAAGTCTACTACAGCTGGTGTCACCATACAAGCGCCACag cTTGACATCGACACAGTCGCAGCACGGTCTGGTCTATGCAATTTTTCAGGTTGGGATTGTTTGTTGTCAGCCCGAGTCCTCCCTGAATCTGCTGAAGCCCACCCAGGCCCCACATGCTACTGA